The following are from one region of the Aequoribacter fuscus genome:
- a CDS encoding efflux RND transporter periplasmic adaptor subunit, whose product MNRKILLPVIIVIGGVVAAAALVLNPNQVSDSPPARVPPKVSVIHPTLIDEPLIIDSQGTVEPAHRITLAAEVAGRVSAISDRFQRGGAFEQGDVLFSIDDTDARLALQRARASEQQAAIDLKISQGDFKRAEELKEQNLISTQAFEQAQLQLARAQAQQQATLVARQEAELTLERTQVKAPFRGRIENESLDVGQFINRGERVAELIALDAYEVRLPIARDQLAYLDLPFSTRGIIPKEQRPIVTLSGEFAGQEWLREAELIRTEAQIDSATRQIFAVASLPIDSNDPTLFPLGLFVKAEIEGVFPQQAYRLPRSSLAPGNRILTVDENNQLWLKNVDILRLEHDDVVIQGGLTPESLVCVSAGRTVVDGMRVEPVMMDAQ is encoded by the coding sequence TTGAACCGAAAGATTTTACTGCCAGTGATTATCGTGATTGGAGGCGTCGTAGCAGCGGCAGCGTTGGTGCTTAACCCCAATCAAGTGAGCGATAGTCCACCCGCTCGGGTGCCACCTAAGGTATCGGTTATTCACCCCACTCTGATCGATGAACCTTTAATCATCGATTCGCAGGGAACGGTTGAACCGGCGCACCGCATCACTCTCGCGGCTGAAGTCGCAGGGCGAGTTAGCGCTATTTCTGACCGATTCCAACGCGGAGGCGCATTCGAACAAGGCGACGTTTTGTTCAGTATCGACGATACTGATGCTCGTCTCGCGCTACAGCGAGCTCGAGCAAGCGAGCAACAGGCAGCGATCGACCTCAAAATTAGCCAAGGCGATTTCAAACGGGCAGAAGAGCTGAAAGAACAAAACCTCATTAGCACCCAAGCCTTTGAACAAGCGCAACTGCAGCTTGCCAGAGCCCAAGCGCAGCAGCAGGCAACCCTTGTGGCGCGGCAAGAGGCTGAATTAACGCTCGAACGTACCCAAGTCAAAGCGCCCTTTCGCGGCCGGATTGAAAACGAATCACTCGATGTCGGACAGTTCATCAATCGCGGCGAACGGGTAGCCGAGCTGATCGCGCTCGACGCCTATGAAGTGCGTTTACCTATCGCTCGAGATCAATTGGCCTATCTGGATTTACCTTTCTCAACGCGCGGGATAATTCCAAAAGAGCAACGTCCTATAGTGACGCTGAGTGGTGAATTTGCGGGGCAAGAATGGCTCCGCGAGGCTGAACTTATCCGAACAGAAGCTCAAATTGACTCCGCTACTCGACAAATATTTGCGGTAGCGAGTTTACCAATCGATAGCAACGATCCCACCCTGTTTCCGCTGGGGCTCTTTGTAAAAGCGGAAATAGAGGGTGTATTTCCGCAGCAAGCCTACCGCTTGCCCCGCAGCAGTCTCGCGCCTGGAAACAGAATTCTGACCGTCGATGAGAACAACCAACTGTGGCTGAAAAACGTCGATATTCTCCGGCTCGAGCACGATGACGTGGTCATTCAGGGGGGACTTACCCCAGAGAGTCTGGTTTGCGTCTCTGCGGGTCGGACGGTGGTCGACGGTATGCGTGTTGAGCCGGTCATGATGGACGCACAATGA
- a CDS encoding arylesterase, with protein MPLLAQARAPEKVLILGDSISAAYGMNIEQGWVHLWARSLQDRAQIINASISGETTAGGLARLPALLAQHQPDVVVIELGGNDGLRGYPLSQLKQNLTQIIRLSQAAGAKVALVPMQIPPNYGEAYTRRFYETFAHVAAAQEATLTPFILEDVALSPDLMQNDGIHPTAAAQSLLLAKLEATLNSMLQATSTSTP; from the coding sequence TTGCCGCTACTTGCTCAGGCGCGAGCGCCAGAAAAAGTCCTGATTTTAGGGGACAGCATTAGCGCCGCCTATGGCATGAACATAGAACAAGGTTGGGTGCACTTGTGGGCGCGAAGCCTACAAGACCGGGCGCAAATCATCAATGCCAGCATTAGCGGTGAAACCACGGCTGGAGGGCTGGCACGCCTACCCGCGCTACTGGCCCAGCATCAACCCGACGTTGTCGTGATTGAGTTGGGGGGCAACGATGGCCTTCGAGGATATCCACTGAGTCAGTTAAAACAGAATCTGACCCAGATCATCAGACTCAGTCAAGCGGCGGGTGCCAAGGTCGCGCTGGTCCCGATGCAAATTCCACCAAATTATGGCGAAGCCTACACGCGTCGCTTTTACGAGACGTTCGCGCACGTTGCGGCGGCGCAAGAAGCTACGTTAACGCCATTTATTCTTGAAGATGTCGCGTTGAGTCCGGACCTTATGCAAAACGACGGCATACACCCAACCGCGGCTGCACAATCTCTGTTGCTCGCCAAACTTGAAGCAACGTTGAATTCAATGTTGCAAGCAACATCAACGAGTACGCCATGA
- a CDS encoding ABC transporter ATP-binding protein, whose amino-acid sequence MLVADKLFKTVALGDQTIPILKGIDLEIKPGESIAILGASGSGKSTLLGLLAGLDTPTSGRVSHSTFVVSEADEDARAIWRGQEVGFVFQSFQLLPSLTALDNVALPAQLAGRTAAQAQALAMHQLQQVGLEARVKHFPKQLSGGEQQRVAIARAFVTHPNVLFADEPTGNLDESTGAYVADLLFSMTESQGKTLVLVTHDPGLAGRCQRLVRIQNGLLEAVE is encoded by the coding sequence ATGCTTGTTGCAGATAAACTTTTCAAAACGGTGGCTCTCGGCGATCAAACAATCCCGATCTTGAAAGGGATTGACTTAGAAATCAAGCCAGGCGAGTCAATTGCGATTTTGGGTGCCTCGGGTTCCGGGAAGTCGACCTTGCTGGGACTGCTGGCGGGTTTAGATACGCCAACGAGCGGCCGTGTTAGCCACTCAACTTTCGTGGTAAGTGAGGCCGATGAAGATGCTCGAGCGATATGGAGGGGGCAAGAAGTTGGGTTTGTATTCCAGAGTTTTCAGCTATTGCCATCCTTAACCGCCCTGGACAACGTCGCTCTGCCCGCACAGCTTGCTGGACGCACCGCGGCGCAGGCGCAAGCGTTGGCGATGCATCAACTGCAACAGGTCGGTTTAGAAGCGCGGGTTAAGCATTTTCCCAAGCAGCTGTCGGGCGGCGAGCAACAGCGAGTGGCTATTGCTCGCGCTTTTGTGACTCACCCTAACGTACTATTTGCCGACGAGCCCACAGGGAATTTAGACGAGTCCACCGGCGCATACGTCGCGGACTTGCTCTTTTCAATGACTGAATCACAGGGTAAAACACTGGTTCTTGTGACGCATGACCCCGGCTTAGCGGGCCGGTGCCAGCGTTTGGTTCGGATCCAGAATGGGCTATTAGAGGCCGTTGAGTAA
- a CDS encoding ion transporter, giving the protein MTISSSRRKQQAFDIIFGTESTEGKAFDIVLIIAILTSVGVVIADSIPHLHAQYGYLFWQIEWGFTLFFSLEYCVRIWCSPNPRAYVTSGFGIIDLLSVLPTYLAIIVPQAAPLLILRVLRILRIFRILRLLPYVRESTVLLEALRRSRRKILVFFSMMMVITTVYGCLLYVVEGPEHGFNTIPESIYWAIVTVTTVGYGDLVPVTAIGRAIAALGMLTGYAIIAVPTGIITAELTHEMRRQRDFRSCEHCNRSGHESDAEYCKYCGALLPH; this is encoded by the coding sequence ATGACAATCTCCAGTTCCAGACGAAAGCAACAGGCCTTTGATATTATTTTCGGCACGGAGAGCACCGAGGGCAAAGCCTTTGACATTGTCCTTATCATCGCAATCTTGACCAGTGTCGGGGTCGTTATCGCCGATTCGATACCTCATTTGCACGCACAATACGGCTATCTTTTTTGGCAAATCGAGTGGGGATTCACCCTTTTTTTTAGCCTTGAATACTGCGTTAGGATTTGGTGCAGCCCGAATCCCAGGGCCTACGTCACCAGCGGCTTTGGTATCATTGACCTGCTGTCGGTGCTCCCCACCTACCTTGCGATCATCGTGCCTCAAGCAGCTCCGCTTCTCATTCTGAGGGTGCTGCGCATTCTCCGAATATTTAGGATCTTGCGATTGCTTCCCTACGTTCGTGAGTCCACCGTGTTACTTGAGGCGCTGCGCCGCTCGAGGCGTAAAATTCTTGTTTTCTTTTCAATGATGATGGTCATAACAACAGTCTACGGGTGCCTGCTTTACGTCGTAGAAGGCCCTGAGCATGGTTTCAACACGATTCCCGAGAGCATTTACTGGGCAATCGTAACAGTGACCACCGTGGGCTATGGCGATCTGGTACCTGTGACCGCAATCGGGCGAGCCATCGCCGCACTCGGAATGCTGACAGGCTACGCCATTATCGCCGTACCTACTGGCATCATCACAGCGGAGCTAACACACGAAATGCGTCGCCAGCGAGATTTTCGCTCGTGTGAGCACTGCAACCGAAGTGGGCATGAGAGCGACGCAGAATATTGTAAATATTGCGGTGCCTTATTGCCCCATTGA
- a CDS encoding YgiQ family radical SAM protein yields the protein MPTALFDYPKYWAECLGPAPFLPTTRAEMDQLGWDACDIIIVTGDAYVDHPSFGMAVIGRVLEAQGFRVGIIAQPNWHNCEDFKRLGQPTLFFGVAAGNMDSMINRYTADRKRRNDDAYTPDGKPDHRPDRAVIVYSQRVREAFKDSPIVIGGIEASLRRIAHYDYWSEKIRRSVLMDSRADLLLFGNAERAICEVAHRLSRGDAVDSIRDIRGIAFKTKSIPSNYTLVDSSTIDVIGPVDAQPNPYEMVTEETCDSKDTQTQVVQLLDPKHRDLPTVIRIPSYDQVSNDPALYAHASRVLHKETNPHNARPLVQRHGDTDVWITPPPIPLTTEELDWVFELPYQRATHPSYGTAKIPAFEMIQHSVNIMRGCFGGCTFCSITEHEGRIIQNRSEESILKEIERIRDTSKTFTGVISDLGGPTANMWRLACKDPKIEASCRKLSCVFPGICKNLNTDQTPLIQLYRKARSIPGVKKVLIASGLRYDIAVETPEYVEELVTHHVGGYLKIAPEHTEQGPLSAMMKPGIGTYDRFKKLFDKYSKKAGKEQYLIPYFIAAHPGTEDEDMLNLALWLKRNGFRADQVQTFYPSPMATATAMYHTGFNPLKPVRRSGPKIARVQKLSQRRLHKAFLRYHDPDNWPALRDTLRAMGRKDLIGYGKQHLVPPRQPPQRHRSLVDHKQRFATQHTGIDPVNQRRQPPKKRR from the coding sequence ATGCCAACCGCTCTGTTTGACTATCCAAAATATTGGGCTGAATGCCTTGGACCTGCGCCTTTCCTACCCACAACTCGCGCCGAGATGGACCAACTGGGTTGGGACGCTTGCGATATTATTATCGTAACGGGTGACGCCTACGTCGATCATCCGAGCTTCGGCATGGCCGTAATTGGTCGAGTTTTGGAAGCCCAAGGCTTTCGCGTGGGGATCATCGCTCAACCTAACTGGCACAATTGCGAAGATTTCAAACGACTGGGGCAACCCACACTGTTCTTCGGCGTCGCTGCGGGCAACATGGATTCGATGATCAACCGCTACACCGCAGACCGAAAACGGCGTAACGACGATGCTTACACGCCAGATGGCAAGCCCGATCATCGTCCCGACAGAGCGGTTATTGTTTACAGCCAACGCGTGCGCGAAGCGTTTAAAGACTCACCCATTGTTATTGGTGGCATCGAGGCCAGTCTCCGCCGCATCGCTCATTATGATTACTGGAGTGAAAAAATACGTCGTTCGGTCCTCATGGACAGCCGCGCAGACCTTCTTTTGTTTGGCAATGCCGAACGCGCGATTTGCGAAGTGGCGCACAGATTAAGTCGTGGCGACGCGGTAGATTCCATTCGCGACATACGGGGCATCGCATTCAAGACCAAAAGCATTCCGTCAAATTATACCTTAGTGGATTCATCGACCATTGATGTTATCGGCCCGGTCGACGCCCAACCGAACCCCTATGAGATGGTCACCGAAGAAACCTGCGACAGTAAGGATACGCAAACCCAAGTGGTTCAGCTGCTCGATCCGAAACACCGTGATCTCCCTACCGTTATTCGTATTCCCAGTTACGACCAGGTCAGCAACGACCCCGCGCTGTACGCACACGCCTCACGGGTGCTTCACAAAGAGACTAACCCTCACAACGCCAGACCGCTGGTTCAGCGACATGGCGACACCGACGTCTGGATAACGCCTCCCCCCATACCGTTGACAACGGAAGAACTCGATTGGGTGTTCGAACTGCCGTATCAGCGCGCAACCCATCCAAGTTACGGTACAGCGAAGATTCCGGCGTTCGAAATGATCCAACATTCCGTGAACATCATGCGGGGCTGCTTCGGCGGATGTACCTTTTGCTCCATTACAGAGCATGAGGGCCGAATCATCCAGAATAGGTCAGAGGAATCAATACTGAAGGAAATCGAAAGAATTAGAGATACCAGCAAGACGTTTACGGGGGTCATTTCCGATTTAGGTGGCCCCACAGCTAACATGTGGCGTCTCGCCTGCAAGGACCCCAAAATTGAGGCGTCGTGTCGAAAGCTAAGCTGCGTATTCCCGGGTATTTGCAAAAACCTAAACACCGACCAAACACCTTTGATCCAGCTCTATCGAAAAGCGCGCAGCATCCCGGGAGTCAAGAAAGTGTTGATTGCCTCTGGGTTGCGTTACGACATTGCGGTTGAGACGCCAGAATACGTTGAAGAACTCGTGACACACCATGTTGGCGGATACTTAAAAATCGCTCCGGAGCATACCGAGCAAGGGCCGTTGTCCGCCATGATGAAACCCGGCATCGGCACCTACGATCGTTTCAAAAAGCTGTTTGACAAGTACAGTAAAAAAGCCGGAAAAGAGCAATATCTCATTCCTTACTTCATTGCAGCCCACCCGGGCACTGAGGACGAGGACATGCTCAACCTCGCGCTTTGGCTAAAACGCAACGGGTTTCGCGCCGATCAGGTGCAAACGTTTTATCCCTCGCCCATGGCCACGGCGACTGCGATGTACCACACAGGCTTCAACCCACTGAAACCCGTACGACGCTCGGGCCCTAAAATCGCGCGGGTACAAAAGCTCAGCCAACGTCGCTTACACAAAGCTTTTCTGCGGTATCATGACCCCGACAATTGGCCTGCTTTGCGGGATACACTGCGCGCCATGGGTCGAAAAGATTTAATTGGCTATGGCAAACAGCACTTAGTTCCGCCGCGACAGCCTCCACAACGGCACCGCTCGCTAGTGGATCATAAGCAGCGATTTGCGACCCAACACACTGGAATTGACCCCGTTAATCAACGTCGGCAGCCACCTAAAAAACGTCGCTAA
- a CDS encoding ABC transporter permease: MSSLWWFAREWRAGELHVLIASLALAVAMVSGISLFTDRLTLRLVGESTQFLAADTVFDAREVLDQDEWSPKLSDDLEAAQTLTFATMVQAGEDGFALVSAKAVSRQYPLRGSLKTSQTPFGDLIAADTVPEVGEVWLAPRLFPLLGVALGDSITLGKASLTVGGIIRSEPDAGGSMFDSAPRVLMRFEDIALTGVVQAASRVSYRLLLAGPEDALKDTRERLETYYQERVRVRSIDESQPSVAQALDRAERFLLLAGSVGVLLSGVAMLMAARRFGERHFAYVAVLKTLGATRLKILSLYIGLLSVVSACALAIGFALALGLELTASYILKDLITSSTDVAYPLRPFGVGLITLVVCITSFIGPSFLRLASASPLRVLRQELTLFAGLAPTDVGLAVGGLLFLTQFYTGNWILTGSLLAALSMIIVIGLLVASLVFKRLVGALPSGSAIWRLASASIQRHARANGFNVVMFGSAIMLMVLLGLVRTSLIEQWQNQLPEDAPNHFVVNLQDAEVLAFEQFLQDRGVATQASYPMSRARLIGVNERALTGSEGPERQRETNFSWTDALPEANTLLAGEWFRDDELAEVSVEGEYAQRSGIKLGDTLRYRIGSDEIDLVVTSFREVDWQSMRPNFFVLVEPSAVPPGASTYLSSFYLPASKKVMLNDLIKAFPTLTVLEIDVIIKQVQDIVASVSKAVEAVLVLIVVAGLLVLIMGVTGTLSERTHENAVLKVFGAKASGLAASVWFEFAAIGYIAGLLGVAAAEIATWGIYHTMFEGSYSGLWWLWLAVPLSSAAIMSWVGWLSCRRSVRVEPIHALRLT; encoded by the coding sequence ATGTCTTCATTGTGGTGGTTTGCGCGTGAGTGGCGTGCCGGTGAACTGCATGTACTGATTGCTTCGCTCGCGTTGGCTGTTGCGATGGTCAGCGGTATTAGTTTGTTCACCGACCGTCTAACCTTGAGGCTCGTTGGCGAGAGTACGCAATTCTTAGCGGCGGACACCGTATTTGATGCCAGAGAAGTGCTTGATCAAGACGAGTGGTCACCTAAGCTCAGTGATGACCTTGAGGCGGCTCAAACATTGACCTTTGCCACTATGGTACAAGCGGGAGAAGATGGTTTTGCCCTTGTGTCGGCGAAAGCGGTGAGCAGACAGTACCCTTTGCGCGGTAGCCTTAAAACCAGTCAAACGCCTTTTGGTGATCTGATTGCCGCGGATACCGTTCCTGAGGTAGGAGAGGTGTGGCTCGCGCCCAGGCTCTTCCCTCTGTTGGGCGTCGCGCTCGGAGACTCCATTACCTTGGGTAAGGCGTCGCTAACAGTCGGCGGTATTATTCGCTCCGAACCTGACGCAGGTGGTTCGATGTTTGATAGTGCCCCGCGGGTTTTAATGCGCTTTGAGGATATTGCGTTGACTGGCGTCGTGCAGGCCGCCAGCAGAGTGTCGTATCGACTGCTGTTGGCTGGGCCCGAGGATGCACTGAAAGATACGCGTGAACGGCTAGAAACCTATTACCAGGAGCGCGTCAGGGTACGGAGTATCGACGAATCGCAACCCAGTGTTGCACAGGCCTTGGATCGCGCGGAGCGATTCCTTCTGCTTGCAGGTAGTGTCGGTGTTCTGCTGTCTGGGGTCGCAATGTTGATGGCGGCTCGACGGTTTGGTGAACGTCATTTTGCCTATGTTGCCGTTCTCAAAACACTTGGTGCGACTCGGCTTAAAATTCTCAGCCTTTACATCGGTTTGCTGTCAGTGGTATCTGCGTGCGCCCTAGCGATTGGATTCGCTTTGGCGCTAGGGCTCGAGCTCACGGCGAGCTATATTCTCAAAGATTTGATTACATCCTCGACCGACGTGGCGTACCCGCTGCGTCCTTTCGGCGTGGGTTTGATCACTCTGGTGGTGTGTATCACATCATTTATCGGTCCGAGCTTCCTGCGACTGGCGAGCGCAAGCCCGTTGCGCGTTTTGCGGCAAGAGTTGACTTTATTCGCAGGCTTGGCGCCAACTGACGTTGGCTTGGCAGTAGGTGGGTTGCTGTTTCTCACCCAGTTTTATACGGGCAATTGGATTTTAACAGGCTCTTTGCTGGCAGCCTTATCGATGATTATTGTCATCGGGCTATTGGTCGCATCTTTGGTGTTCAAACGTTTGGTGGGTGCCTTACCGTCTGGCTCAGCAATATGGCGACTCGCGAGCGCGAGTATACAGCGGCACGCGCGTGCTAATGGGTTTAACGTGGTCATGTTTGGCTCGGCAATTATGCTGATGGTCTTGTTGGGTCTCGTGCGCACAAGCCTGATAGAGCAGTGGCAGAATCAACTACCCGAGGACGCGCCAAATCACTTTGTGGTTAACTTGCAGGATGCCGAGGTCCTGGCGTTTGAGCAATTTTTACAGGACCGGGGTGTAGCAACCCAGGCGTCGTACCCAATGTCAAGGGCGCGTTTAATTGGTGTTAATGAGCGCGCTCTCACCGGTAGCGAGGGACCTGAGCGGCAGCGAGAGACCAACTTTTCCTGGACTGATGCATTACCAGAGGCCAATACCCTGTTGGCTGGGGAGTGGTTTCGAGACGACGAGCTGGCCGAGGTTTCGGTCGAAGGAGAATATGCGCAGCGCAGCGGTATCAAGCTTGGGGATACCCTTCGTTATCGCATTGGCTCCGACGAAATTGATTTGGTGGTGACCAGCTTTAGAGAGGTCGACTGGCAAAGTATGCGTCCAAACTTTTTTGTTCTGGTGGAGCCCAGTGCCGTCCCTCCGGGCGCATCGACGTACCTCAGTAGTTTTTATCTGCCCGCCTCTAAGAAGGTGATGTTGAACGATTTGATAAAGGCGTTCCCTACGCTCACGGTGTTGGAGATCGATGTCATCATCAAGCAGGTGCAGGATATCGTAGCCAGTGTCTCCAAAGCGGTAGAAGCGGTGCTGGTGCTGATTGTCGTGGCCGGACTCTTGGTGCTCATCATGGGGGTAACCGGCACACTGTCAGAGCGGACGCACGAGAATGCCGTACTCAAGGTTTTTGGCGCTAAAGCCTCGGGTTTGGCGGCGTCGGTATGGTTCGAGTTTGCTGCTATTGGTTACATTGCCGGTTTGCTCGGTGTTGCCGCTGCGGAGATTGCTACCTGGGGTATTTATCACACGATGTTCGAGGGATCATACAGCGGTTTGTGGTGGCTTTGGCTTGCTGTGCCCTTGAGTAGTGCGGCGATAATGTCGTGGGTTGGATGGTTGAGCTGCCGGCGTAGCGTTCGAGTTGAACCTATTCATGCCCTCAGGCTAACGTAA
- a CDS encoding efflux RND transporter permease subunit, with protein sequence MNSIITWFIHNRVAANLLMMILIAAGTLALPQLYLEEFPEVEVDAVSIRIPYLGAAPQEVESAVCIRVEEALEGTEGVDTVRSTAAEGMCSILAELVEGVDRTKVANDIRSKVDAIDSFPAETERPITSEITVTANVLHLVVYGDTTEQGLQALTQTIRDDIAALPGVSQVDMNFNRDFEISIEVPEQNLRQFDLTLEQIGQTVRANSLDLPGGSLDTPSGEILVRTQGQAYRGQEFEDIIVKADRDGRRVNIAEIAKVRDAFVDADMSARFNGAQTMSIMVSRVGKEDTIQIAEAVKAYLAELEPTLPEGMHVQIWKDESADLTDRLEVLVKNARSGLVLVLIVLALFLQFRLALWVAAGIPIALLGTLAVFPGINIAISTMSIMAFILVIGILVDDAIVVGERIFAHEEMGKPRLQAAVDGTTEVSTPVIFGVLTTMATFIPIMNIPGELGGFFVVIGAVVIIALFFSIFESQLILPHHLAHRRMAKPREEKNAWQKFQTRLSDTLDDFAVNTFKPAVRLSVDYRYSTLAVGIAVLTVALGALLSGRILFQFFPAVESTRIYASVVMPEGTPIETTQAVIQRLEDSAQQLKDELDAIPLVEGQDSFSKVYTAVGTKLPKGSIEMGVPIQSNIGEVGIHLNLPSDYKGTPVSVYANRWRELTGTIPDLVEMKISASSFSIGAAIDIELLGRDFIELQSVAEELKAVLASYPGVVDISDTFRSGKQEIKLNLKPEARHYGVTLRDLGAQVRHAFYGYEAQRIQRGKDDLRVMVRYPKEERANFGSIEQMFIRTPDGAEVPFSDVATIEIGQGFTTISRVDGQRVINVTAEVLRDKITPEQVLSEVLGTRLPTILESHPGVSFGLAGEAADRAESISSLGAYALLALLIIYALLAIPLQSYLQPFVIMSVIPFGAIGAIFGHFVMGVDLTFLSILGIVALSGVVVNSSLVLVDYVNRQRASGAPLAEALVSAGVVRFRPILLTSMTTFIGLLPMVFDTNAATHMFVPLAISLAFGVLVGTVITLFLVPSLYHITEDLFGEKQAD encoded by the coding sequence ATGAACTCAATTATCACGTGGTTCATCCACAATCGGGTTGCCGCCAACCTACTGATGATGATTCTAATCGCCGCGGGTACGCTCGCGCTGCCACAGTTATACCTCGAAGAGTTTCCGGAGGTAGAGGTTGATGCTGTTTCGATTCGGATACCCTACTTGGGAGCCGCGCCGCAGGAGGTAGAGTCCGCCGTTTGCATTCGAGTCGAGGAAGCGCTCGAGGGTACTGAAGGTGTCGACACAGTTCGCTCCACAGCGGCCGAGGGAATGTGCTCGATTCTCGCAGAGCTGGTCGAGGGTGTGGATCGAACAAAAGTGGCGAATGATATTCGCAGTAAAGTGGATGCCATCGACTCTTTTCCCGCAGAGACCGAGCGTCCTATCACCTCAGAAATTACCGTCACCGCCAACGTGCTGCATTTAGTGGTCTATGGCGATACGACAGAGCAAGGCTTGCAGGCGCTCACCCAGACGATACGTGATGATATCGCTGCGCTTCCGGGTGTCTCTCAAGTTGATATGAACTTCAACCGGGATTTTGAAATTTCAATCGAAGTACCTGAGCAGAATCTCCGCCAGTTTGACCTGACCCTAGAGCAAATCGGCCAAACCGTTCGCGCCAACAGCTTAGACCTGCCGGGCGGCTCGTTGGATACGCCCAGCGGTGAAATCTTGGTGCGTACTCAAGGCCAAGCCTACAGAGGCCAGGAATTCGAAGACATTATCGTCAAAGCCGATCGCGACGGAAGACGTGTCAACATCGCCGAAATTGCCAAGGTCAGGGATGCCTTTGTCGACGCCGACATGAGTGCGCGATTCAATGGTGCGCAAACCATGTCAATCATGGTTTCACGCGTGGGCAAGGAAGATACGATTCAAATCGCGGAAGCGGTCAAAGCCTATTTGGCTGAGCTAGAACCCACCCTCCCAGAGGGCATGCATGTGCAAATATGGAAAGACGAATCGGCTGATTTGACGGATCGTTTAGAGGTCCTAGTCAAAAACGCGCGTAGCGGCCTTGTCTTGGTGCTCATCGTGCTCGCGTTATTCTTGCAGTTTCGACTGGCCTTATGGGTTGCCGCAGGTATTCCGATTGCTCTACTGGGCACTCTCGCGGTGTTTCCGGGTATCAATATCGCCATCAGCACCATGTCCATCATGGCCTTTATTTTGGTTATTGGGATTTTGGTGGATGATGCTATTGTGGTGGGTGAGCGCATTTTTGCACACGAAGAGATGGGAAAACCCCGCCTACAGGCGGCGGTCGATGGCACTACCGAAGTGTCGACGCCAGTGATTTTCGGCGTTTTAACCACTATGGCAACCTTTATTCCGATTATGAATATCCCCGGAGAATTGGGGGGCTTTTTCGTCGTTATTGGCGCCGTCGTTATCATCGCTCTATTTTTTAGCATTTTTGAGTCTCAACTCATCCTTCCACACCACCTAGCGCATCGCCGTATGGCCAAGCCGAGAGAAGAAAAAAACGCGTGGCAAAAATTTCAAACACGTCTTTCGGATACTCTTGATGATTTTGCCGTTAATACGTTTAAACCGGCAGTACGCCTGTCAGTCGACTATCGCTATTCCACACTCGCTGTGGGTATTGCGGTACTGACTGTTGCGCTTGGCGCACTGCTGTCTGGGCGCATTCTGTTTCAGTTTTTCCCCGCCGTTGAAAGCACTCGCATTTATGCCTCGGTGGTGATGCCGGAGGGAACGCCGATTGAAACAACCCAAGCGGTGATTCAGCGACTTGAGGATTCCGCCCAGCAACTCAAGGACGAATTAGACGCTATTCCTCTCGTCGAGGGCCAAGACTCATTCTCCAAGGTCTACACTGCCGTCGGAACAAAATTACCCAAGGGGTCGATTGAGATGGGCGTCCCGATACAGAGCAATATTGGCGAAGTAGGCATACATCTTAACCTTCCCTCGGACTACAAAGGTACACCTGTGAGCGTCTATGCGAATCGCTGGCGCGAACTCACGGGCACCATTCCTGATCTCGTCGAGATGAAAATATCAGCCAGCAGTTTTAGCATCGGTGCAGCGATCGATATCGAGCTGTTAGGACGCGACTTTATCGAACTGCAATCAGTCGCCGAAGAGCTCAAAGCGGTGTTAGCGTCATACCCAGGCGTTGTCGACATTTCCGATACGTTTCGCTCAGGGAAGCAAGAAATTAAACTCAATCTTAAACCCGAGGCGCGCCATTACGGGGTGACTTTACGTGATCTCGGAGCACAAGTCCGTCACGCATTCTATGGCTACGAAGCGCAACGTATTCAGCGTGGCAAAGACGATCTGCGCGTCATGGTCCGATACCCCAAAGAGGAGCGCGCCAATTTTGGCTCAATCGAACAAATGTTTATTCGCACACCCGATGGTGCAGAGGTTCCGTTCTCTGATGTCGCCACGATCGAGATCGGCCAAGGTTTCACGACTATTTCGCGCGTCGATGGGCAGCGAGTCATCAACGTCACGGCCGAGGTGCTGCGCGATAAAATCACGCCAGAACAGGTACTGTCCGAGGTCCTGGGCACCCGGCTTCCAACAATATTAGAGTCTCATCCCGGCGTCAGTTTCGGCCTGGCAGGGGAAGCGGCTGATCGCGCTGAATCGATCAGTTCTCTGGGCGCCTACGCCTTGCTGGCCTTACTGATCATTTATGCACTTTTAGCCATCCCGCTACAATCGTACTTGCAACCCTTTGTGATTATGAGCGTTATTCCTTTTGGGGCGATCGGCGCCATCTTTGGACACTTTGTCATGGGCGTTGATTTGACCTTTTTAAGCATCCTAGGCATTGTTGCACTTTCTGGCGTTGTGGTGAATTCGAGTTTGGTCTTGGTGGACTACGTGAACCGACAGCGCGCCTCTGGCGCACCTCTTGCTGAAGCATTGGTCAGTGCAGGCGTAGTGCGTTTCCGCCCTATTCTCCTGACCAGTATGACCACCTTCATTGGCCTATTGCCCATGGTTTTCGACACCAATGCCGCGACGCACATGTTCGTGCCGCTAGCGATCTCCCTGGCGTTCGGCGTGTTAGTGGGTACAGTGATCACGCTGTTTTTGGTGCCGAGCTTGTACCACATCACGGAAGATTTGTTTGGTGAGAAACAGGCCGATTAA